In Synechococcus sp. PCC 6312, one genomic interval encodes:
- a CDS encoding YciI family protein encodes MMKYAILVYETEQDVANREMHMPAYNAYSQALAAAGVMVGGAALHPSHTGTTVRLQNGQRNVQDGPYADTKEQLGGFFIIDVTDLDAALNWAARCPAASNCAVEVRPLLPMN; translated from the coding sequence ATGATGAAATATGCCATTTTGGTTTACGAGACCGAGCAAGATGTCGCCAATCGCGAAATGCACATGCCTGCTTACAATGCCTATTCGCAAGCTCTTGCCGCAGCAGGGGTCATGGTCGGAGGGGCAGCACTCCACCCCAGTCACACAGGTACAACCGTTCGTCTCCAAAACGGACAACGGAATGTGCAAGATGGCCCTTATGCCGATACCAAGGAGCAACTCGGCGGCTTCTTTATTATCGATGTGACTGATCTAGATGCCGCATTGAATTGGGCCGCCCGCTGTCCCGCCGCGAGCAACTGCGCTGTGGAAGTCCGTCCTTTATTGCCCATGAATTAG
- a CDS encoding HAD family phosphatase: protein MAFAPHVCPQPQALIFDMDGVLCDTMAYHVRAWDTYIQCTPALAGVDWAKLHTMGGKRNCELLPELLGRPVSQAEVDELGRSKDAIFRELITPELMGLAGVLEFLKSAKASGLKLGLGTSASQENVDLIMAWENMGDFFPVRVTEVDVQRGKPDPQCYLLVAERLGVEPKDCLVFEDAVAGVEAAWRAGMACWGVLTLHSAAELIEKGAAVCIQDFTDARLGELLPLAQACV from the coding sequence ATGGCTTTTGCGCCCCACGTTTGTCCTCAGCCCCAGGCCTTGATTTTTGATATGGATGGGGTTCTGTGTGACACGATGGCCTATCATGTGCGGGCCTGGGATACTTACATTCAGTGCACTCCGGCCTTGGCTGGGGTTGATTGGGCCAAACTGCACACGATGGGGGGCAAACGTAACTGTGAGCTATTACCGGAATTATTGGGGCGACCGGTCAGTCAGGCTGAGGTTGATGAATTGGGTCGGAGTAAGGATGCTATCTTTCGGGAGTTGATTACCCCAGAGTTAATGGGATTAGCTGGAGTTTTAGAGTTTCTTAAGAGCGCTAAAGCCTCTGGATTGAAGCTGGGTCTGGGGACTTCGGCCAGTCAAGAGAATGTGGATTTGATCATGGCCTGGGAAAATATGGGGGATTTCTTCCCGGTACGGGTGACGGAAGTGGATGTCCAGCGGGGAAAGCCGGATCCACAGTGTTATTTATTAGTGGCAGAACGGTTGGGGGTGGAGCCAAAGGATTGCCTAGTTTTTGAAGATGCAGTGGCCGGGGTGGAAGCAGCTTGGCGGGCCGGGATGGCCTGTTGGGGGGTGTTAACCTTACATTCTGCGGCAGAATTGATTGAGAAAGGGGCTGCCGTCTGTATTCAAGATTTTACAGATGCTCGATTGGGGGAATTATTGCCCTTAGCCCAGGCCTGTGTTTAG
- a CDS encoding FGGY-family carbohydrate kinase, translating to MGYYLGLDFGTSGARSIVINSGQEILHQAQVSHPINASPASCSLWQTQLDQLLQQIPGDLKGGLERIAIDGTSSTVLICDDQGYPLREPLLYNSNQAWDTLNTLKVIAPADHVVIAATSSLAKLLWFQAQPEFPAARYFLHQADWLGFLLHGQLGVSDDHNALKLGYDPARERYPDWFQHPVLAPLHPLLPQVVTPGTVIASISPQAAARWEINPSCQICAGTTDSMAAFLASGATELGTAVTSLGSTLVLKLISSIPIQASAYGIYSHRCGDYWLVGGASNCGGAILKEFFTEPELESLSDGINPDIPSEFDYYPLPQAGERFPIRDPDLQPRLDPKPEHPQDFLHGLLESLARIEAQGYQLLVRLGASPLKRVYTAGGGAKNRAWTKIRTRVLGVPVQVSPHTDAAYGTALLALQGLAAYKNANR from the coding sequence ATGGGTTATTACTTAGGCCTAGACTTTGGCACATCGGGGGCAAGGAGCATTGTCATTAATTCAGGCCAAGAGATTTTGCACCAGGCCCAAGTCAGTCATCCGATCAATGCCAGTCCAGCATCTTGTTCACTTTGGCAAACTCAACTGGATCAGCTTTTGCAGCAAATTCCCGGCGATCTTAAAGGCGGCCTGGAACGAATTGCCATAGATGGGACTTCTAGTACGGTGTTAATCTGTGATGACCAGGGATATCCCCTCAGAGAGCCGCTTTTGTACAACAGCAACCAGGCCTGGGACACTCTCAACACCCTTAAGGTCATTGCCCCCGCCGATCATGTTGTTATCGCCGCCACCTCCAGTTTGGCCAAGTTACTTTGGTTCCAAGCCCAACCGGAATTTCCAGCAGCACGATATTTCCTCCACCAGGCCGATTGGTTAGGGTTTTTGCTGCATGGACAACTCGGAGTGAGTGATGATCACAATGCCTTAAAACTGGGCTATGACCCGGCCCGTGAACGCTATCCCGATTGGTTCCAACATCCAGTTTTAGCTCCACTTCATCCCCTCTTGCCACAAGTTGTTACCCCTGGAACAGTCATTGCCTCCATTAGTCCTCAGGCCGCAGCCCGATGGGAGATTAACCCTAGCTGTCAAATTTGTGCCGGGACAACCGATAGCATGGCGGCATTTCTCGCCTCTGGGGCAACAGAATTGGGTACAGCCGTTACCTCCTTGGGGTCAACCTTAGTCCTAAAACTGATCAGCTCTATCCCAATCCAGGCCAGTGCTTACGGCATTTATAGTCATCGCTGTGGAGATTACTGGCTTGTGGGGGGGGCATCTAATTGTGGTGGAGCCATTCTTAAGGAGTTTTTTACGGAGCCGGAATTAGAGTCTCTCAGTGATGGCATTAACCCAGATATTCCCAGTGAATTTGATTATTACCCCCTCCCTCAGGCCGGTGAGCGTTTCCCAATCCGTGACCCAGATTTACAGCCCCGCCTCGACCCAAAACCTGAGCATCCCCAAGACTTTTTACATGGCTTGCTGGAGAGTTTAGCCCGGATTGAAGCCCAGGGATACCAGTTATTAGTCCGGTTGGGAGCCAGTCCGCTGAAAAGGGTCTATACGGCTGGGGGTGGGGCCAAAAACAGGGCCTGGACAAAGATTCGCACCCGAGTTTTAGGTGTACCAGTTCAAGTATCTCCCCATACTGACGCCGCCTATGGTACTGCTTTACTTGCTTTGCAGGGCCTGGCAGCCTATAAAAATGCCAATAGATAA
- a CDS encoding glutathione S-transferase family protein: protein MKLYYFPPSPNTRKVHAVAIYLELPLELQLVNLEKGEQRTSEFLGLNPTGRTPVLQDGDFILWESTAIMQYLASLLPNTLWPGDWRSRADIMRWQSWQLAHWYPVCQPLQYENFVKPLLQLGDPDPHVIEQATEPFHKAAIALNAHLAERKFLVNDSLTLADFSVASDLTYAIPGRFPLENYPHIRSWYTRIEQLPAWEKTAPGG, encoded by the coding sequence ATGAAATTATATTACTTTCCCCCCTCTCCCAACACGCGCAAAGTTCATGCCGTCGCCATTTATCTAGAACTTCCCCTGGAACTTCAGTTAGTGAATTTGGAGAAAGGCGAACAGCGCACATCAGAATTTCTCGGATTAAATCCTACGGGGCGGACTCCGGTTTTACAAGATGGTGACTTTATCCTCTGGGAATCGACCGCGATCATGCAATACCTGGCGAGTCTGCTCCCGAACACGCTTTGGCCTGGGGATTGGAGGAGCCGTGCAGATATCATGCGTTGGCAAAGCTGGCAACTGGCTCACTGGTATCCCGTCTGTCAGCCGTTGCAATATGAGAACTTTGTCAAACCCCTGCTGCAACTGGGCGATCCTGATCCCCATGTGATTGAACAGGCAACAGAGCCATTCCACAAAGCGGCGATCGCACTGAATGCTCATCTGGCAGAACGCAAATTCTTAGTGAACGATAGCCTGACCTTGGCTGACTTTTCGGTGGCCAGTGATTTAACCTATGCCATACCAGGTCGCTTTCCTTTAGAGAATTATCCTCACATTCGCAGTTGGTATACTCGCATTGAGCAGTTACCCGCCTGGGAAAAAACCGCACCGGGAGGCTAA
- a CDS encoding RNA polymerase sigma factor gives MDARQAAELAARNSYGRLVAYLAARSQDIGAAEDALGDAFLAALKTWSESNIPENPEAWLLVTARNRLIDTARRSQVQNRVLHVLAESGLEDQSVRVLEDVAFPDNRLKLLFVCAHPAIDASLHTPLMLQTVLGLNAAQIASAFLVAPTTMGQRLVRAKAKIRDAGIGFELPTTEELPLRLSAVLEAIYAAYTTGWETVAGSDPGFRGLTTEAIWLARLCVQLMPTEPEARGLLALMLYCEARREARCDDWGGYVPLLEQDLTLWSQPMIAEAERELSHAATFKELGRFQLEAAIQSIHAQRIVTQQIDWHALALLYEGLIQLSPTLGALVSHAAAIVETQGLDRGLQLLETLPPEGVKNYQPYWALKAHLLRRLGHQSAAQQAYSRAIGLTENSAIREFLLAQSFGSDA, from the coding sequence ATGGATGCACGTCAAGCAGCAGAATTAGCCGCACGCAATTCCTATGGTCGTCTTGTTGCCTATTTGGCAGCGCGATCCCAGGACATTGGGGCGGCAGAAGATGCCCTTGGCGACGCTTTTCTGGCTGCCTTAAAAACCTGGTCAGAGAGCAACATCCCTGAAAATCCTGAAGCATGGCTGCTCGTAACGGCGCGGAATCGATTGATTGATACCGCGCGGCGCAGCCAAGTTCAAAATCGCGTCCTCCATGTTTTGGCAGAATCAGGGCTGGAAGACCAATCTGTCCGTGTTCTAGAAGATGTTGCCTTCCCGGATAATCGTCTGAAATTACTCTTTGTCTGTGCCCACCCTGCTATTGATGCATCGCTCCATACGCCTTTGATGCTGCAAACGGTTCTTGGTCTAAATGCGGCTCAGATTGCCTCAGCTTTTTTGGTAGCACCCACTACAATGGGGCAGCGACTGGTACGGGCAAAGGCAAAAATTCGAGATGCGGGCATTGGCTTTGAATTGCCTACAACAGAGGAATTACCGTTGCGGTTGTCTGCGGTGCTCGAAGCCATTTATGCCGCCTACACGACGGGGTGGGAGACGGTGGCTGGCAGCGATCCAGGATTCAGGGGACTCACTACAGAAGCAATTTGGTTAGCGCGTCTATGTGTTCAACTCATGCCGACAGAACCAGAAGCACGAGGACTGCTGGCATTAATGCTCTACTGCGAAGCCCGCCGTGAAGCTCGTTGCGATGATTGGGGTGGCTATGTGCCGCTGTTAGAGCAGGATCTGACCCTCTGGTCACAGCCGATGATTGCTGAAGCCGAGCGGGAATTGTCTCATGCGGCCACGTTTAAGGAATTAGGACGCTTTCAGCTTGAAGCGGCCATTCAATCCATCCACGCTCAACGGATCGTTACTCAGCAAATTGATTGGCATGCATTGGCATTGTTATATGAGGGGTTGATTCAGCTTTCACCGACTCTAGGGGCATTGGTGAGCCATGCTGCGGCAATTGTCGAAACGCAAGGATTAGACCGTGGCTTACAACTACTCGAAACACTCCCTCCCGAAGGCGTGAAGAATTACCAACCCTATTGGGCTCTAAAAGCTCACTTACTCAGGCGGTTAGGGCATCAATCTGCCGCTCAACAAGCCTATTCGAGGGCGATCGGTTTGACAGAAAACTCGGCTATACGCGAGTTCCTTCTGGCTCAGTCTTTTGGATCGGATGCTTGA
- the lepB gene encoding signal peptidase I: MTDGGLQPTDKDHSDLNLQTTPPEKSEAWWVEVLKTLGLALILAFGIRTFVAEARYIPSGSMEPTLEINDRLIVEKIGYYFHPPHRGDIVVFNPTDTLQAVGFRDAFIKRIIGMPGDKVAIQAGRVFINGQPFPEPYLPNSVFTTIDTCAGMTPFLGQPQVIPANSYLVLGDNRGNSLDGRCWGVVPRDHIIGRAAVRFWPPSRWSVIPDGNQVEAVKNP; encoded by the coding sequence ATGACTGATGGTGGCCTCCAGCCGACAGATAAGGATCATTCTGATTTGAACCTGCAAACCACTCCACCGGAAAAATCTGAGGCCTGGTGGGTCGAAGTTCTTAAAACCTTGGGACTCGCTCTAATCTTGGCATTTGGGATTCGGACATTTGTGGCAGAAGCTCGCTACATCCCTTCTGGATCCATGGAGCCGACCTTAGAAATTAACGACCGCTTGATTGTTGAAAAAATTGGTTACTACTTTCATCCCCCCCATCGCGGCGATATTGTCGTCTTTAATCCAACGGATACCCTCCAGGCCGTGGGCTTCCGAGATGCTTTTATTAAACGAATTATCGGGATGCCAGGGGATAAAGTGGCGATCCAGGCCGGGCGTGTCTTCATCAATGGGCAACCCTTTCCCGAACCCTATCTGCCCAATTCCGTCTTTACGACCATAGACACCTGTGCGGGAATGACTCCTTTTTTAGGGCAACCCCAAGTTATTCCGGCTAATTCATATCTTGTTCTGGGAGATAATCGGGGTAATAGTCTGGATGGTCGCTGCTGGGGGGTTGTCCCTCGAGATCACATTATTGGTCGGGCCGCCGTTCGGTTTTGGCCCCCCAGTCGTTGGTCAGTGATTCCCGATGGCAACCAAGTGGAGGCCGTCAAAAATCCTTAA
- a CDS encoding PspA/IM30 family protein, translating to MGLFDRISKVFSSNINAMVSAAEDPEKMLEQALIDMNEDLVSLRQAVAQAIASQKRLEQQYNTNQQQASEWERRAKLALTKGDEALALEALNRKKTNTETALALKAQLEQSAAQVSTLKKNMTALEGKISEAKTKKDMLIARARAAKASEQIQKVVGNINTSSSAALFERMENKVLEQEARSEAIAELSGSALESQFAQLESGDVNEELEELKRQISGTPSTTGALPSASSPFPVDASSSQASYQSTAPSDPDIDEIRRALEKN from the coding sequence ATGGGACTTTTTGATCGAATTAGCAAAGTCTTCAGTTCTAATATCAATGCGATGGTCAGTGCGGCTGAAGACCCAGAAAAAATGCTGGAACAAGCCTTGATTGACATGAATGAAGATTTGGTGAGTTTACGCCAGGCCGTTGCCCAAGCTATCGCCTCCCAAAAACGCTTAGAGCAGCAGTACAACACCAATCAACAACAAGCCAGTGAATGGGAACGCCGGGCCAAGCTGGCTCTCACGAAAGGGGATGAAGCCCTCGCTTTAGAAGCCTTGAACCGGAAGAAAACAAACACCGAAACTGCCTTAGCCCTGAAAGCCCAACTCGAGCAATCTGCTGCCCAAGTCTCAACCCTTAAGAAAAACATGACAGCCTTGGAGGGTAAGATTTCCGAAGCGAAGACCAAGAAAGATATGTTGATTGCCCGCGCTCGTGCTGCCAAGGCCAGCGAGCAAATCCAGAAGGTGGTTGGTAATATTAACACCAGTAGTTCTGCTGCCTTGTTTGAGCGGATGGAAAATAAGGTTTTAGAACAAGAAGCCCGCTCAGAAGCTATTGCTGAACTCAGTGGTAGTGCTCTGGAAAGCCAGTTTGCCCAACTTGAAAGTGGCGATGTCAACGAAGAATTAGAAGAACTGAAACGGCAGATATCTGGTACACCATCAACGACTGGGGCTTTACCCTCTGCGAGTTCGCCATTTCCTGTAGATGCTTCTTCCTCTCAAGCCTCGTATCAATCTACGGCTCCCAGCGACCCAGATATTGATGAAATCAGAAGAGCACTAGAAAAAAATTAG
- a CDS encoding peroxiredoxin, translating to MPTRRQWIMGLLGVVLAWSFLAWNQTAYALGGKLPELDQPAPTFTLPTNTGDGEISLADLRGQWVLLYFYPKDFTSGCTLEAQRFQKDLAEYQTRNTAIIGVSADSVDSHAEFCDSEGLKFPLLSDADGKVSKAYGSWLGFVSLRHSFLIDPQGILRNRFVDVHPASHSREVLARLDELQST from the coding sequence ATGCCAACGCGCCGCCAGTGGATTATGGGTTTGCTTGGGGTAGTTTTGGCCTGGAGTTTCTTGGCCTGGAATCAAACAGCCTATGCCCTCGGCGGCAAACTCCCAGAGTTGGATCAACCTGCGCCCACCTTCACCTTACCGACCAACACTGGTGATGGGGAGATTTCTCTAGCAGACCTTCGGGGACAATGGGTGTTGCTCTACTTCTATCCCAAAGACTTTACATCCGGCTGCACCCTAGAAGCCCAACGCTTTCAAAAGGATTTGGCGGAATATCAAACCCGGAATACGGCAATTATTGGGGTAAGTGCAGATTCAGTAGATTCCCACGCCGAGTTTTGTGATTCCGAAGGTTTGAAATTTCCGCTCTTGTCCGATGCGGATGGCAAAGTGAGCAAGGCCTATGGATCGTGGCTGGGGTTTGTGTCTCTGCGTCATAGCTTTTTAATTGATCCCCAAGGTATTTTGCGAAATCGGTTTGTGGATGTTCACCCCGCCAGTCATAGTCGGGAAGTCTTAGCTCGCTTAGATGAGTTACAGAGCACCTGA
- a CDS encoding DUF2752 domain-containing protein, with product MFDFATAVLSPQEKRTRWGFLGLATFPIAGAVILNFGLQPGFTICPMLNWTGIPCPSCGLSRSFMALVRGDLHQALSFHLFGPLFFITFIGIAVCMGLELSHNRKLIKTPFRRFTYFATWKYIFLIYLLYYGLRIASLIQVGNFYVHPFQLITQYF from the coding sequence ATGTTCGATTTTGCCACTGCGGTTTTAAGCCCTCAAGAAAAGCGAACCCGATGGGGATTTTTGGGCCTGGCCACATTTCCAATCGCAGGGGCTGTCATCTTAAATTTCGGGTTACAACCCGGGTTTACCATTTGCCCGATGTTAAATTGGACGGGAATTCCTTGCCCCAGTTGTGGTTTAAGTCGCTCATTTATGGCCCTAGTCCGGGGAGATCTTCACCAGGCCCTCAGCTTTCATCTTTTTGGCCCCCTATTTTTCATCACATTTATCGGGATTGCCGTCTGTATGGGGTTAGAACTGAGTCACAATCGCAAATTAATTAAAACCCCTTTTCGCCGCTTTACCTATTTTGCCACCTGGAAATATATCTTTTTGATTTATTTGCTTTATTACGGATTACGGATTGCCAGCTTGATCCAGGTTGGTAACTTTTATGTTCATCCATTTCAACTCATAACCCAATACTTTTAA